From Methanocalculus natronophilus, one genomic window encodes:
- the cobJ gene encoding precorrin-3B C(17)-methyltransferase, translating into MQSEDNQQGRLCIVSTGPGNTRQLTPAALKAIAKADCIIGNDTYIELIQHLIAGKEVIKSRMGEEVNRAQLALELALDKHVAMVSGGDAGVYGMASIVIEVADRTGSPVPVEVIPGVTAATAAASRLGSPLSGDYVTISLSNLLTPWEVIESRLDHAFAMGVPVAIYNPRSRGRPHNLDAALLIASKHRIGTTPVGVVKNAYRPNEERHIMTLEELKADCSLVDMHSIVIIGGEETRIWKVGDDVRGIITPRGYHRKYVY; encoded by the coding sequence TTGCAATCGGAAGATAATCAACAAGGACGCCTCTGCATCGTCAGCACCGGACCGGGCAACACCCGGCAGCTGACACCTGCAGCACTGAAAGCGATAGCAAAAGCAGACTGTATCATCGGCAATGATACCTATATCGAGCTGATCCAGCATCTCATCGCCGGAAAAGAGGTGATAAAAAGCAGGATGGGCGAGGAGGTCAACCGGGCGCAGCTGGCACTTGAGCTTGCCCTAGACAAGCATGTGGCGATGGTATCTGGCGGGGACGCGGGCGTCTACGGGATGGCGAGTATCGTCATTGAAGTTGCTGACAGAACAGGATCACCAGTTCCAGTCGAGGTGATCCCAGGGGTTACTGCAGCAACTGCTGCTGCATCCCGGCTGGGATCACCGCTTTCAGGAGATTATGTGACCATTTCGCTCTCGAACCTCCTCACCCCATGGGAGGTGATCGAGAGCCGGCTCGACCATGCTTTTGCAATGGGCGTCCCTGTCGCAATCTATAATCCCCGCAGCAGGGGACGGCCGCATAACCTGGATGCAGCACTGCTCATAGCATCAAAACACAGGATAGGGACAACACCTGTCGGGGTTGTGAAGAACGCATACCGTCCCAATGAAGAGCGGCATATCATGACGCTTGAGGAGCTGAAGGCAGACTGCAGCCTCGTGGATATGCATTCGATTGTGATCATCGGAGGAGAAGAGACCCGGATCTGGAAGGTGGGAGACGATGTCAGAGGAATTATCACCCCGCGGGGATACCATAGAAAATATGTATATTGA